In one Candidatus Binatia bacterium genomic region, the following are encoded:
- a CDS encoding Hsp20/alpha crystallin family protein, whose translation MSETESIDTTIEQVERLYRSVTGQQAPPVGEQPYATIPPEKVPEEHIQEQVDRLVETLAAFSMGGRVETEWKPPITLWEAKEELVIAVDLPGMTRERVHVTVDRGLLQIHGERPLRETKDGDGRNLKYVEHPYGRFRRVIPLPHAARVDQLQANLRDGVLEIRIPKRESAEARTIPIA comes from the coding sequence ATGAGCGAGACCGAGAGCATCGACACCACCATCGAACAGGTCGAACGGCTCTACCGGTCGGTGACCGGGCAGCAGGCACCGCCGGTCGGAGAGCAGCCGTACGCCACGATCCCCCCTGAGAAGGTTCCCGAAGAGCACATCCAGGAGCAGGTGGACCGCCTGGTCGAGACGCTCGCCGCGTTTTCCATGGGCGGGCGCGTTGAAACCGAATGGAAGCCGCCGATCACGTTATGGGAGGCCAAGGAAGAGCTGGTGATCGCCGTCGATCTGCCGGGCATGACCCGCGAACGGGTGCATGTCACGGTGGACCGCGGCCTTCTCCAGATCCATGGAGAGCGCCCGCTCCGCGAGACCAAGGACGGCGACGGGCGGAACCTCAAGTACGTGGAACACCCCTACGGTCGTTTCCGCAGGGTCATCCCGCTTCCGCACGCCGCCCGCGTGGATCAGCTCCAGGCGAATCTGCGCGACGGCGTCCTCGAGATCCGGATCCCGAAGCGGGAGTCAGCCGAAGCGCGAACCATACCCATCGCCTAG
- a CDS encoding divalent metal cation transporter, translating into MSAFLQIFLGILTAMGGFVEVGELVFSVGAGAKFGYSLLWVVALGTLGIILFGEMAGRVAAVTKQPIFDWVRERAGFRMGLGTLLAANLVSLLTCAAEIGGISIVLRMMSGWPYRLLAILTFLALLAIVWFFAFKWIERFFGLLGLLMTVFVIAAIRLHPDWHAVGAGFVPQVPTLESPKDYLVYAYFAVSLLSSIMLPYETYFYASGAIEDGWQPHEVPMNRIVVTMGFVLGSALAVGLVIVGGQLLKPLGIDPQWPGAAALGPAFTMGRAGLIVALLGMLFAFGGAAVENALTGAYNTAQFLGWPWGKWRKPAGAPRFALAWIVMLTLAVLIILAGVNPIQVVEYSIVFSVLILPLTYLPLLMAAGDRRIMGAYVNNGPTKIAGWFFLALVTLAGLFALPLLVVTRGGKL; encoded by the coding sequence ATGAGCGCTTTCCTCCAGATCTTCCTCGGCATCCTGACGGCCATGGGCGGGTTCGTGGAGGTCGGCGAGCTGGTCTTCTCGGTGGGCGCCGGCGCCAAGTTCGGCTACAGCCTGCTCTGGGTCGTGGCCCTGGGCACGCTCGGCATCATCCTCTTCGGAGAGATGGCGGGGCGCGTGGCCGCGGTCACCAAGCAGCCGATCTTCGACTGGGTGCGCGAGCGGGCCGGCTTCCGCATGGGGCTGGGCACCCTGCTCGCGGCCAATCTCGTCAGCCTCCTCACCTGCGCCGCGGAGATCGGCGGCATCTCGATCGTGCTGCGGATGATGTCCGGCTGGCCCTACCGGCTGCTCGCGATCCTCACCTTCCTCGCCCTGCTCGCCATCGTCTGGTTCTTCGCCTTCAAGTGGATCGAGCGCTTCTTCGGGCTCCTCGGCCTTCTGATGACCGTGTTCGTGATCGCCGCGATCCGGCTGCATCCCGACTGGCACGCGGTCGGAGCCGGGTTCGTGCCGCAGGTGCCGACCCTCGAATCCCCGAAGGACTACCTGGTCTACGCCTACTTCGCCGTGTCGCTCCTCTCCTCGATCATGCTGCCCTACGAGACTTACTTCTACGCCTCGGGCGCCATCGAGGACGGCTGGCAGCCGCACGAGGTGCCGATGAACCGCATCGTCGTCACGATGGGGTTCGTCCTGGGATCGGCGCTGGCGGTGGGACTGGTCATCGTGGGCGGGCAGCTCTTGAAACCGCTCGGGATCGACCCCCAGTGGCCCGGAGCAGCGGCGCTCGGCCCCGCCTTCACCATGGGGCGCGCGGGACTCATCGTCGCCCTCCTCGGAATGCTGTTCGCCTTCGGCGGGGCGGCGGTCGAGAACGCGCTCACGGGGGCCTATAACACGGCCCAGTTCCTGGGCTGGCCATGGGGCAAGTGGCGGAAGCCCGCCGGCGCGCCGCGCTTCGCGCTCGCCTGGATCGTCATGCTCACCCTGGCGGTGCTCATCATCCTGGCCGGCGTGAACCCGATCCAGGTGGTCGAGTACTCGATCGTCTTCTCGGTGCTGATCCTGCCGCTCACCTACCTGCCGCTGCTCATGGCCGCGGGCGACCGGCGGATCATGGGCGCCTACGTCAATAACGGCCCCACGAAGATCGCGGGATGGTTCTTTCTCGCCCTCGTCACGCTGGCCGGGCTCTTCGCGCTCCCGCTCCTGGTCGTGACGCGCGGAGGGAAGCTGTGA
- a CDS encoding glycosyltransferase, whose protein sequence is MTPRVSIVIPTYNRSSIVRRAIDSVLAQSFTDLEILVVDDGSTDDTRAALAGYPERVRYVHQENGGPAAARNHGMRVARGEYIGFLDSDDAYLPGNVEAHLRVFERHPEAGLVYCGIEILDRDGKRLKDVLPSPEDRGLVLERLIRYNFITSSTVLMRRAAMEFAGPMSTRLWFAEDWYYWLRVASRFPIEFVNEVLVRYQRSAVSLSHGTAIATIAERNMEMFALAFEDPDLKPRLKPFKAEAYRRANAGYASMALEELQLGLARRFALRAIAARPTALSSYPLLLKSCLGVGFLRGMRRLVRGGSGG, encoded by the coding sequence GTGACCCCCCGTGTCAGCATCGTCATCCCCACGTACAACCGATCGAGCATCGTGCGCCGCGCCATCGACAGCGTGCTGGCGCAGAGCTTCACCGACCTCGAGATCCTGGTCGTGGACGACGGCTCGACCGACGACACGCGCGCCGCGCTGGCCGGGTATCCGGAGCGGGTGCGCTACGTCCATCAGGAGAATGGGGGACCGGCGGCGGCGCGGAATCACGGCATGCGCGTCGCCCGGGGAGAGTATATCGGGTTCCTGGACAGCGACGACGCCTACCTGCCGGGGAACGTCGAGGCGCATCTCCGCGTCTTCGAGCGGCACCCCGAGGCGGGCCTGGTCTACTGCGGGATCGAGATTCTCGATCGCGACGGCAAGCGCCTCAAGGACGTGCTGCCGAGTCCCGAAGACCGCGGTCTCGTGCTCGAGCGGCTGATTCGCTACAACTTCATCACGTCGTCCACGGTGCTGATGCGCCGCGCCGCGATGGAGTTCGCGGGGCCGATGAGCACGCGGCTCTGGTTCGCGGAGGACTGGTACTACTGGCTGCGCGTCGCGTCGCGGTTCCCGATCGAGTTCGTGAACGAGGTGCTGGTCCGCTATCAACGGAGCGCGGTTTCGCTCTCGCACGGGACAGCGATCGCAACGATCGCGGAGCGGAACATGGAGATGTTCGCGCTGGCCTTCGAGGATCCGGATCTCAAGCCGCGCCTGAAGCCCTTCAAGGCCGAGGCCTACCGTCGCGCCAACGCCGGCTATGCCTCGATGGCGCTGGAGGAGCTCCAACTCGGGCTGGCCCGCCGATTCGCGCTCCGCGCCATCGCGGCGCGACCCACGGCGTTGTCTTCCTACCCGCTGCTACTGAAGAGCTGCCTCGGGGTCGGGTTCCTGCGGGGCATGCGCCGGCTGGTTCGGGGCGGGAGTGGCGGTTGA